A stretch of Pseudomonas sp. LRP2-20 DNA encodes these proteins:
- the uvrD gene encoding DNA helicase II: MHTDDLSLLLNSLNDAQRQAVAATLGRQLVLAGAGSGKTRVLVHRIAWLIQVEQASPHSILSVTFTNKAAAEMRQRIEQLLGINPAGMWVGTFHGLAHRLLRAHWQEARLVQNFQILDSDDQQRLIKRVMRELGLDEQKWPARQAQWFINGQKDEGLRPQHIQASGDLFLQTMRDVYSAYEQACERAGVIDFSELLLRALDLWRDHPGLLEHYQRRFRHLLVDEFQDTNAVQYAWLRLLAGKNGGSLMAVGDDDQSIYGWRGAKIENIHQYTADFPDAEMIRLEQNYRSTGGILKAANALIANNSGRLGKELWTDMGEGEPLTLYAAYNEHDEARYVVETIESLIKQGNARSDIAILYRSNAQSRVLEEALLRERIPYRIYGGQRFFERAEIKNAMAYLRLIEGRGNDAALERVINVPPRGIGEKTVEAIREHARHSQLSMWEAMCQLLAAKALKGRAASALGAFIELIEGLASKVADMPLHTMTQTAIEQSGLIIYHQEEKGEKGQARVENLEELVSAARNFETSEDDADLSPLSAFLGHASLEAGDTQADEHEDSIQLMTLHSAKGLEFPYVFLVGMEEGLFPHKMSLEEPGRLEEERRLAYVGITRAMRQLIMTYAETRRLYGSETYNKVSRFVREIPSGLVQEVRLSNSVSRPFGGSTSTNSNLFANANIPQTAFNLGQRVQHAVFGEGVILNFEGSGAQARVQVNFAEGSKWLMLGYAKLEAI; this comes from the coding sequence ATGCACACAGATGACCTCTCCCTCCTGCTGAATTCCCTCAACGATGCCCAACGCCAGGCCGTCGCGGCCACGCTTGGGCGTCAACTGGTGCTTGCTGGCGCCGGTTCCGGTAAAACCCGCGTGCTGGTGCACCGCATCGCCTGGCTGATCCAGGTCGAGCAGGCCTCGCCGCACTCGATTCTGTCGGTGACCTTCACCAACAAGGCTGCCGCCGAAATGCGCCAGCGGATCGAGCAGTTGCTGGGCATCAATCCGGCGGGCATGTGGGTGGGCACCTTCCACGGCCTGGCGCACCGCCTGCTGCGGGCACACTGGCAGGAAGCACGCCTGGTGCAGAACTTCCAGATCCTCGACAGCGATGATCAGCAACGGCTGATCAAGCGCGTCATGCGCGAACTCGGCCTGGACGAGCAGAAATGGCCGGCGCGTCAGGCCCAGTGGTTCATCAACGGGCAAAAGGACGAGGGCCTGCGCCCGCAACACATCCAGGCCAGCGGCGACCTGTTCCTGCAGACCATGCGCGATGTCTACAGCGCCTATGAACAGGCCTGCGAACGCGCCGGGGTCATCGACTTCTCCGAATTGCTGCTGCGCGCCCTCGACCTGTGGCGCGACCACCCTGGCTTGCTGGAACACTACCAGCGGCGCTTCCGTCACCTGCTGGTGGACGAGTTCCAGGACACCAACGCCGTGCAGTACGCCTGGCTGCGCCTGCTGGCGGGCAAGAATGGTGGCAGCCTGATGGCTGTGGGCGACGACGACCAGTCCATCTACGGTTGGCGCGGTGCCAAGATCGAAAACATTCACCAGTACACCGCCGACTTCCCTGATGCCGAGATGATCCGCCTGGAGCAGAACTACCGCTCCACCGGCGGCATCCTCAAGGCCGCCAACGCGCTGATCGCCAACAACAGCGGGCGCCTGGGCAAGGAACTGTGGACCGACATGGGTGAAGGCGAGCCGCTGACGCTGTACGCCGCCTACAACGAACACGATGAAGCGCGCTATGTGGTCGAGACCATCGAGAGCCTGATCAAGCAAGGCAACGCGCGCAGCGACATCGCCATCCTGTATCGCTCCAACGCCCAGTCGCGGGTGCTGGAAGAAGCCTTGCTGCGCGAACGCATCCCCTATCGCATCTACGGTGGCCAGCGCTTCTTCGAACGCGCCGAAATCAAGAATGCCATGGCCTACCTGCGCCTGATCGAGGGCCGCGGCAACGATGCGGCCCTGGAGCGGGTGATCAACGTGCCACCCCGTGGAATCGGCGAGAAAACCGTCGAGGCCATTCGCGAGCATGCCCGCCACAGCCAGCTGTCGATGTGGGAAGCCATGTGCCAGCTGCTGGCCGCCAAGGCGCTGAAAGGCCGCGCGGCCTCTGCCCTGGGTGCCTTCATCGAGTTGATCGAGGGCCTGGCCAGCAAGGTCGCCGACATGCCGCTGCACACCATGACCCAGACCGCCATCGAGCAGTCCGGCCTGATCATCTATCACCAGGAAGAAAAGGGTGAAAAGGGCCAGGCACGGGTAGAAAACCTTGAGGAACTGGTCAGCGCCGCGCGCAACTTCGAAACCAGCGAAGACGACGCCGACCTGTCGCCGCTGTCGGCATTCCTGGGCCATGCCTCGCTGGAAGCCGGCGACACCCAGGCGGACGAGCACGAAGACAGCATCCAATTGATGACCCTGCACAGCGCCAAGGGCCTGGAATTCCCATACGTGTTCCTGGTAGGCATGGAAGAAGGCCTGTTCCCGCACAAGATGAGCCTGGAAGAACCCGGCCGCCTGGAAGAGGAACGCCGCCTGGCCTACGTGGGTATCACCCGCGCCATGCGCCAGCTGATCATGACCTATGCCGAGACCCGTCGCCTCTATGGCAGCGAAACCTACAACAAGGTGTCTCGTTTCGTACGTGAGATTCCGAGCGGACTGGTTCAGGAAGTACGACTTTCCAACAGTGTCAGCCGACCATTCGGCGGTTCGACGAGCACCAACAGCAACCTGTTTGCCAATGCCAATATTCCGCAGACCGCCTTCAACCTGGGCCAGCGCGTGCAGCACGCGGTGTTTGGCGAAGGGGTCATCCTCAACTTCGAGGGTTCCGGTGCCCAGGCGCGGGTGCAGGTGAACTTTGCCGAAGGCAGCAAATGGCTCATGCTGGGGTACGCCAAGCTCGAGGCCATCTAA
- a CDS encoding Tim44 domain-containing protein — protein MQRFLSIALALCVGLTLSLDANAKRFGGGKSSGAAPIHQTRQATPTTPAAAPTAPGRAPAAASGASRWLGPLAGLAAGGLLASMFMGDGFQGMQIMDFLIMGLIAFLVFRFIAARRRQQQPQMAAPGHAPFQREAHGQQPAQPSIFGGSAAPAAAAAPVINAPAWFNEQSFLAAARSHFQSLQQHWDANEMDKIAEFVTPQMLEFLKRERADLGDGFQSTYIDDLDVQLDGVDDRADRTDATLTFRGVSKTSRFDQGEAFSESWHMVRAQGENQPWLVAGIRQNG, from the coding sequence ATGCAACGTTTTCTTAGCATCGCACTGGCGCTCTGCGTCGGCCTGACGCTGAGCCTGGACGCCAACGCCAAGCGATTTGGCGGCGGCAAGAGCTCGGGCGCCGCGCCTATCCACCAGACCCGCCAGGCTACGCCAACCACGCCTGCTGCCGCGCCGACCGCTCCTGGCCGCGCCCCGGCCGCCGCCAGCGGTGCTTCGCGCTGGCTGGGCCCTCTGGCCGGCCTCGCCGCCGGTGGCCTGCTGGCTTCCATGTTCATGGGTGACGGCTTCCAGGGCATGCAGATCATGGACTTCCTGATCATGGGCCTGATCGCCTTCCTGGTGTTCCGCTTCATTGCCGCACGCCGTCGCCAGCAGCAGCCGCAAATGGCCGCGCCGGGCCACGCGCCGTTCCAGCGTGAAGCGCATGGCCAGCAGCCTGCTCAGCCGTCGATCTTCGGTGGTTCGGCTGCCCCTGCTGCCGCAGCCGCCCCGGTGATCAACGCACCGGCGTGGTTCAACGAGCAGAGCTTCCTGGCCGCAGCCCGCAGCCACTTCCAGTCGCTGCAGCAGCACTGGGATGCCAACGAAATGGACAAGATCGCCGAGTTCGTCACCCCGCAGATGCTCGAGTTCCTCAAGCGCGAGCGTGCCGACCTGGGTGATGGCTTCCAGTCCACCTACATCGATGACCTCGACGTACAACTGGACGGTGTCGACGATCGCGCCGACCGCACCGACGCCACCCTGACCTTCCGTGGCGTGTCGAAGACCTCGCGCTTCGACCAGGGCGAGGCCTTCAGCGAAAGCTGGCACATGGTTCGCGCCCAGGGCGAGAACCAGCCTTGGCTGGTCGCCGGTATCCGTCAAAACGGTTAA
- a CDS encoding SMI1/KNR4 family protein, producing MEEVIEQLREANEPVPVPLELPDEDQLVEIEEQLFINIPFVFKEFLLTVSDVVYGSLEPVTCTDPQSHTYLPDVAANAWDAGVPRDLIPLCEDGNNYYCVEEDGTVVLWDGDEEAIAEESWESVWHWARDVWLES from the coding sequence GTGGAAGAAGTGATCGAACAACTCCGTGAAGCCAATGAACCCGTGCCGGTGCCGCTGGAGCTTCCCGATGAGGACCAACTGGTCGAGATCGAGGAACAGCTGTTCATCAACATTCCGTTCGTGTTCAAGGAGTTTCTGCTGACCGTCAGCGATGTGGTGTACGGCTCGCTTGAGCCGGTGACCTGCACCGACCCGCAATCCCACACCTACCTGCCCGACGTCGCCGCCAACGCCTGGGACGCCGGTGTTCCGCGCGACCTGATTCCGCTGTGCGAGGACGGCAACAACTACTACTGCGTCGAGGAAGATGGCACCGTAGTGCTGTGGGATGGCGACGAAGAAGCCATTGCCGAAGAAAGCTGGGAATCGGTGTGGCACTGGGCACGGGACGTGTGGCTGGAAAGCTGA
- a CDS encoding cation:proton antiporter, with translation MHAISFIQDLAVIMLVAGVVTILFHRLKQPVVLGYIVAGFIIGPHTPPFGLIHDEDTIKTLAELGVIFLMFCLGLEFSLRKLFKVGATAFIAAFLEIVLMIWIGFEIGRWFGWNTMDALFLGAILAISSTTIIVKALNDLKMKNERFAQLIFGVLIVEDILGIGIIALLSGIAVSGSVSSGEVFSTVGKLSLFMIVALVIGILLVPRLLAYVAKFESNEMLLITVLGLCFGFCLLVVKLEYSMVLGAFLIGAIMAESRQLLKIERLIEPVRDLFSAIFFVAIGLMIDPQVLVDYAWPIVVITLAVVLGKMLSCGMGAFIAGNDGRTSLRVGMGLSQIGEFSFIIAALGMTLQVTSDFLYPVAVAVSAITTLLTPYLIRAADPLSQKLGNIVPRRLARVLSLYGEWLRNIQPQGESAMLAAMIRRILLQVGVNLALVIAIFFSGGYFAGRIGSWLNEWVTDVSQQKALIWGAALLLSLPFLIAAYRKLKALSMLLAEMGVKPEMAGRHTQRVRRVVAEVIPLLSLLVIFLLLSALSASILPTSELLLVIAVVAAVVVALLWRWFIRVHSRMQIALLETLENSRDHSH, from the coding sequence ATGCATGCCATCAGCTTCATCCAGGACCTGGCAGTGATCATGCTGGTCGCCGGCGTGGTGACGATTCTCTTTCATCGCCTCAAGCAGCCCGTGGTGCTGGGCTACATCGTCGCGGGTTTCATCATCGGCCCACATACCCCGCCGTTCGGCCTGATCCACGATGAAGACACGATCAAGACCCTGGCCGAGCTGGGGGTGATTTTCCTGATGTTCTGCCTGGGTCTGGAGTTCAGCCTGCGCAAGCTGTTCAAGGTCGGCGCCACGGCATTCATCGCGGCGTTCCTGGAAATCGTCCTGATGATCTGGATCGGTTTCGAGATCGGCCGCTGGTTCGGCTGGAACACCATGGACGCGCTGTTCCTCGGCGCGATTCTGGCGATCTCCTCGACCACCATCATCGTCAAGGCGCTGAACGACCTGAAGATGAAGAACGAGCGTTTCGCCCAGCTGATCTTCGGCGTGCTGATCGTTGAAGACATCCTCGGCATCGGCATCATCGCCTTGCTGTCCGGCATCGCCGTCAGTGGCTCGGTCAGCTCCGGCGAGGTGTTCTCGACGGTCGGCAAGCTGTCGTTGTTCATGATTGTCGCGCTGGTCATCGGCATTCTGCTGGTGCCGCGGCTGCTGGCCTACGTGGCAAAGTTCGAAAGCAACGAGATGCTGTTGATCACCGTGCTGGGCCTGTGCTTCGGCTTCTGCCTGCTGGTGGTCAAGCTGGAATACAGCATGGTGCTGGGGGCCTTCCTGATCGGCGCGATCATGGCCGAGTCGCGCCAGCTGCTGAAGATCGAACGCCTGATCGAACCCGTTCGCGACCTGTTCAGCGCGATCTTCTTCGTCGCCATCGGCCTGATGATTGACCCACAGGTGCTGGTCGACTACGCCTGGCCGATCGTGGTCATCACCCTTGCGGTGGTGCTGGGCAAGATGCTGTCGTGCGGCATGGGCGCATTCATTGCCGGTAACGATGGCCGTACCTCGCTGCGGGTGGGCATGGGTCTTTCGCAGATTGGCGAATTCTCCTTCATCATCGCGGCTTTGGGGATGACCTTGCAGGTCACCAGTGACTTCCTTTATCCGGTGGCGGTGGCGGTTTCGGCCATCACCACGCTGCTGACGCCATACCTGATCCGCGCCGCCGATCCGCTGTCGCAAAAGCTCGGCAACATCGTGCCAAGGCGCCTGGCACGGGTGCTGTCACTCTATGGAGAGTGGTTGCGCAACATTCAGCCGCAAGGCGAAAGCGCCATGCTGGCGGCGATGATCCGGCGCATCCTGCTGCAGGTCGGCGTCAACCTGGCGTTGGTGATCGCCATCTTCTTCAGCGGCGGTTATTTCGCCGGGCGCATCGGCAGTTGGCTCAATGAGTGGGTGACGGATGTCAGCCAGCAGAAGGCGCTGATCTGGGGCGCGGCGCTGCTGCTGTCGCTACCGTTTCTGATTGCCGCCTATCGCAAGCTCAAGGCACTGTCGATGCTGTTGGCCGAGATGGGGGTTAAGCCGGAAATGGCCGGGCGGCATACCCAGCGCGTGCGTCGCGTGGTTGCCGAGGTGATTCCGCTGCTGTCGTTGCTGGTGATCTTCCTGCTGCTGTCGGCATTGTCGGCCAGCATCCTGCCGACCAGCGAGCTGTTGCTGGTGATCGCAGTGGTCGCGGCAGTGGTGGTGGCGTTGCTGTGGCGCTGGTTCATCCGCGTGCATTCACGGATGCAGATCGCCTTGCTGGAGACGCTGGAGAACAGTCGAGATCATTCACACTGA
- a CDS encoding acyl-CoA thioesterase — translation MEPGNAQLSMTVLMTPDMANFSGNVHGGTLLKYLDEVAYACASRYAGSYVVTLSVDQVIFREPVHVGELVTFLASVNYTGNTSMEVGIKVVTENIRERSVRHSNSCFFTMVAVDDNRRPVPVPPLQPNTSEEKRRFLQGQQRRQIRQELEKRYQDLKTDSI, via the coding sequence ATGGAACCTGGAAACGCCCAGCTGAGCATGACCGTCCTGATGACCCCGGACATGGCCAACTTTTCTGGCAACGTACACGGCGGCACCTTGCTCAAGTACCTCGACGAAGTGGCCTATGCCTGCGCCAGCCGTTACGCCGGCAGTTATGTGGTGACCCTGTCGGTCGACCAGGTGATCTTCCGCGAGCCGGTGCACGTCGGCGAGCTGGTCACTTTCCTCGCATCGGTCAACTACACCGGCAACACCTCGATGGAAGTGGGTATCAAGGTGGTCACCGAAAACATCCGCGAACGGTCGGTACGCCATTCCAACAGCTGCTTCTTCACCATGGTTGCGGTCGATGACAACCGCCGCCCGGTGCCGGTGCCGCCACTGCAGCCAAATACCAGCGAAGAGAAACGCCGCTTCCTGCAGGGCCAGCAGCGCCGCCAGATCCGTCAGGAACTGGAAAAGCGCTACCAGGACCTGAAAACCGACTCGATCTAG
- the pdxY gene encoding pyridoxal kinase PdxY, with translation MKRTPHLLAIQSHVVFGHAGNSAAVFPMQRIGVNVWPLNTVQFSNHTQYGQWAGEVLAPAQIPALVEGISNIGELGHCDAVLSGYLGSAEQGRAILAGVARIKAVNPKALYLCDPVMGHAQKGCIVPQEVSEFLLDEAAAEADILCPNQLELDSFCGRRAQSLEDCVNMARSLLERGPQVVLVKHLAYPGRTEDMFEMLLVTREESWHLRRPLLAFPQQPVGVGDLTSGLFLARVLLGDSWLQAFEFTAAAVHEVLQETQACASYELQLVRAQDRIAHPRVRFEAQRLAF, from the coding sequence ATGAAACGTACCCCGCATCTGCTCGCCATCCAGTCCCACGTGGTGTTCGGCCACGCCGGCAACAGCGCTGCGGTGTTCCCCATGCAGCGTATCGGGGTCAACGTCTGGCCCCTTAATACAGTACAGTTTTCCAATCACACTCAGTATGGCCAGTGGGCGGGTGAAGTGCTCGCTCCAGCGCAAATTCCTGCGTTGGTGGAAGGCATTTCCAACATCGGCGAGCTGGGGCACTGCGATGCGGTGCTTTCCGGCTACCTGGGCAGTGCCGAACAGGGCCGGGCGATACTCGCCGGCGTTGCGCGGATCAAGGCGGTGAACCCGAAGGCGTTGTACCTGTGCGACCCGGTCATGGGCCATGCGCAGAAGGGCTGTATCGTTCCGCAGGAAGTCAGTGAGTTCCTGCTCGATGAAGCCGCGGCCGAGGCAGATATCCTCTGCCCCAATCAGCTGGAACTGGACAGCTTCTGCGGCCGTCGTGCGCAATCCCTCGAGGACTGCGTGAACATGGCGCGCAGCCTGCTCGAGCGTGGCCCGCAGGTGGTGCTGGTCAAGCACCTGGCCTATCCGGGGCGTACTGAAGACATGTTCGAGATGTTGCTGGTAACCCGCGAAGAGAGCTGGCACCTGCGCCGCCCCCTGCTGGCTTTCCCGCAGCAACCGGTTGGCGTGGGTGACCTGACGTCGGGGTTGTTCCTGGCCCGCGTGCTGCTGGGCGACAGCTGGCTGCAGGCCTTCGAGTTCACCGCAGCGGCCGTGCATGAGGTGCTGCAGGAAACCCAGGCCTGCGCCAGCTACGAGCTGCAGCTGGTGCGGGCCCAGGATCGCATCGCTCACCCGCGCGTGCGCTTCGAGGCGCAGCGCCTGGCGTTCTAG
- a CDS encoding DUF3301 domain-containing protein encodes MLTLENLFVLMLLATAGAWLWHNHGLREKALERVKQHCAKLDLELLDDAVALKRIAFIRDANGRKRLARVYAFEFTVTGEQRHPGTVTQFGAHSVQIELAPYPFEIKTPPRADNVIEMQQWRQEHNRWRN; translated from the coding sequence ATGTTGACCCTGGAGAATCTCTTCGTCCTGATGTTGTTGGCCACGGCAGGCGCTTGGTTATGGCACAACCATGGGCTGCGCGAGAAGGCCCTGGAGCGGGTCAAACAGCATTGCGCCAAGCTCGACCTGGAGCTGCTGGATGACGCCGTTGCGCTCAAACGCATCGCCTTCATCCGCGATGCCAACGGCAGGAAGCGCCTGGCTCGGGTTTATGCCTTCGAGTTCACCGTGACCGGCGAACAGCGCCACCCCGGCACCGTGACCCAGTTCGGTGCCCACAGCGTACAGATCGAACTGGCGCCCTACCCGTTCGAGATCAAGACGCCGCCACGGGCTGACAATGTGATCGAGATGCAGCAGTGGCGCCAGGAGCACAATCGCTGGCGCAACTGA
- a CDS encoding CobW family GTP-binding protein, with product MLQNIPTHVIAGPLGAGKTSLIRQLMAQRPANERWAVLVNEFGQVGLDAALLSRDEDGIAIGEVAGGCLCCVNGTPFQVGLGRLLRKARPDRLFIEPSGLGHPLQLLNQLGQAPWVGVLAVQPLVMVLDAQALARGEPLPEAQQQALQAAALVLLNKADAVDEDIKLLINKDFLNIHKVWTRQGLVQLEMLPVSSTSQISDSSVNNLPEQSLSTAPSALWIDPAVPICSAQEGEGGWSIGWRWHPSQRFDPQRLQAFLAAWPWKRAKGVIHSKDGWQSFNGLQGDLSQWQPSDWRKDSRIELIFNGQQSQSLLMDAIARCLIS from the coding sequence ATGCTGCAGAACATTCCCACCCATGTCATCGCCGGCCCCTTGGGCGCCGGAAAGACCAGCCTGATCCGCCAACTGATGGCCCAGCGGCCGGCAAACGAACGCTGGGCCGTGCTGGTTAACGAGTTTGGCCAGGTCGGCCTCGATGCGGCGCTGCTCAGCCGTGATGAGGACGGTATTGCCATCGGCGAAGTGGCCGGAGGTTGCCTGTGCTGCGTAAACGGCACACCGTTCCAGGTCGGCCTGGGCCGTCTGCTGCGCAAGGCACGGCCCGATCGGCTGTTCATCGAGCCCTCCGGGCTGGGTCATCCTTTGCAACTGCTGAACCAACTGGGGCAGGCACCCTGGGTTGGGGTGCTGGCGGTGCAGCCGTTGGTGATGGTGCTGGATGCTCAGGCTCTGGCGCGAGGCGAGCCATTGCCGGAGGCTCAGCAACAGGCCCTGCAAGCGGCAGCGCTGGTGCTGCTGAATAAAGCCGATGCTGTGGATGAAGATATCAAGTTGTTGATAAATAAAGATTTTTTAAATATCCACAAGGTTTGGACCCGGCAGGGCTTGGTCCAGCTCGAAATGCTGCCTGTTTCATCCACAAGTCAGATCAGTGACAGTTCTGTGAATAATTTGCCTGAGCAAAGCCTATCCACAGCCCCTTCAGCACTGTGGATAGATCCAGCTGTGCCGATTTGTTCGGCCCAGGAGGGTGAGGGGGGTTGGAGCATAGGCTGGCGCTGGCACCCCAGTCAGCGATTCGATCCACAGCGCTTGCAGGCGTTTCTCGCAGCCTGGCCATGGAAGCGCGCCAAGGGAGTTATCCACAGCAAGGATGGCTGGCAGTCATTCAATGGCTTGCAAGGTGACTTGTCGCAGTGGCAGCCGAGCGACTGGCGCAAGGACTCGCGCATCGAGCTTATCTTCAATGGACAGCAATCTCAGTCGCTGCTGATGGATGCAATCGCCCGCTGCTTGATAAGTTAA
- a CDS encoding DUF1826 domain-containing protein — translation MKLAPRPVDIRQAFGEAPKVLTEIFQDGVNLAVWQRRLPAQLEDFAALVVSLGQSLADQRVLDVNEHQPPLLPGLLQEAADLHGYEGFVADVKWLVSAYTCLLGARRVGLRLRVLQGAMCPRFHVDNVPLRLLTTYIGPGSEWLEEGAVERTGLHLAVAPVDNIRRLQAGEVAVLKGEKWLGNEGAGLIHRSPASEQRRLLLSLDWLA, via the coding sequence ATGAAGCTGGCGCCGCGCCCTGTGGATATCCGCCAGGCGTTTGGTGAAGCGCCAAAGGTACTTACCGAGATCTTCCAGGATGGCGTAAACCTGGCCGTCTGGCAGCGCCGCCTGCCGGCCCAGCTGGAAGACTTTGCCGCCTTGGTGGTCAGCCTTGGCCAATCGCTGGCTGACCAGCGTGTACTCGATGTGAACGAGCACCAGCCGCCGCTGTTGCCGGGCTTGCTGCAGGAGGCTGCCGATCTGCATGGCTACGAGGGGTTTGTCGCCGATGTGAAGTGGCTGGTATCGGCCTACACCTGCCTGCTCGGAGCACGGCGGGTGGGGTTGCGGCTGCGGGTGCTGCAAGGGGCCATGTGCCCGCGCTTCCATGTGGATAACGTGCCCTTGCGCTTGCTGACCACCTACATTGGCCCTGGCAGCGAGTGGTTGGAAGAAGGCGCAGTAGAGCGGACCGGCCTGCATCTGGCAGTGGCGCCTGTGGATAACATTCGGCGCCTGCAGGCGGGTGAGGTGGCTGTCCTCAAAGGGGAAAAATGGCTGGGTAATGAAGGTGCGGGACTTATCCACCGCTCGCCTGCCAGCGAACAGCGGCGTCTGTTGCTCAGCCTTGACTGGCTGGCATGA
- the zigA gene encoding zinc metallochaperone GTPase ZigA, which yields MSNRLPVTVLSGFLGAGKSTLLNHVLRNRDNLRVAVIVNDMSEINIDASEVQRNVSLNRAEEKLVEMSNGCICCTLREDLLEEVARLAEEGRFDYLLIESTGISEPLPVAETFTFRDEQGRSLSDMARLDTMVTVVDGLNFLRDYQQADSLASRGETLGEEDERSISDLLIEQVEFADVLLLSKIDLISQHEREELIAILRSLNARAQIVPMVMGQVPLARILDTGLFDFDQAAQAPGWLQELRGAHIPETEEYGIAATTWQARRPLHPQRFFDFIHNTWSNGRLLRSKGFFWLASKFQEAGSWSQAGGMMRHGLAGRWWRFVPREHWPQDEQSTADILKHWHAETGDCRQELVFIGQNIDFAQLSTELDACLLSDEEMALGPMAWLRLPDPFGPWHAEEAA from the coding sequence ATGTCCAATCGCCTCCCTGTCACCGTGCTTTCCGGCTTCCTGGGCGCCGGCAAGAGCACCTTGCTCAACCATGTGCTGCGTAATCGCGACAACCTCCGGGTCGCGGTGATCGTCAACGACATGAGTGAAATCAACATCGACGCCAGCGAAGTGCAGCGCAACGTCAGCCTCAACCGTGCCGAAGAAAAACTGGTCGAGATGAGCAACGGCTGCATCTGCTGCACTCTGCGGGAAGACCTGCTGGAGGAAGTCGCGCGGCTTGCCGAGGAGGGTCGTTTCGACTATTTGCTCATCGAGTCCACGGGCATCTCAGAGCCGCTTCCGGTTGCCGAGACCTTCACCTTCCGCGATGAGCAAGGCCGCAGCCTGTCCGACATGGCGCGCCTGGACACCATGGTCACCGTGGTCGATGGCCTGAACTTCCTGCGCGACTATCAGCAAGCCGACAGCCTGGCCAGCCGTGGCGAGACGCTGGGCGAAGAGGATGAGCGATCCATCAGTGATCTGTTGATCGAACAGGTCGAGTTCGCCGATGTGCTGCTGCTGAGCAAGATCGACCTGATCAGCCAGCACGAGCGCGAAGAACTCATCGCCATCCTGCGTAGCCTCAATGCCCGCGCGCAGATCGTGCCGATGGTCATGGGCCAGGTGCCGCTGGCGCGGATTCTCGACACCGGGCTGTTCGACTTCGATCAGGCCGCACAGGCACCCGGTTGGCTGCAGGAGTTGCGCGGCGCACACATTCCGGAAACCGAGGAGTACGGCATCGCGGCGACCACCTGGCAAGCCCGCCGGCCCCTGCACCCACAACGCTTCTTCGACTTTATCCACAATACCTGGAGCAATGGTCGGCTGCTGCGCTCCAAGGGCTTTTTCTGGCTGGCCAGCAAGTTCCAGGAAGCCGGCAGCTGGTCGCAGGCCGGCGGCATGATGCGCCACGGCCTGGCCGGGCGCTGGTGGCGTTTTGTGCCACGCGAGCATTGGCCGCAGGATGAGCAGAGCACCGCCGACATTCTCAAGCATTGGCACGCCGAAACCGGTGACTGCCGCCAGGAACTGGTATTCATCGGGCAGAACATCGACTTCGCACAGTTATCCACAGAGCTCGATGCCTGCCTGCTGAGTGATGAGGAAATGGCGCTCGGTCCGATGGCCTGGCTTCGCCTGCCGGATCCGTTCGGCCCCTGGCACGCCGAGGAAGCAGCATGA
- a CDS encoding glutamine synthetase has product MRLSPAALLLLFLTPLPALALAQSNSLALCTRSATLLACQDGNGSYYSVRTEGSHFYLRGFDTTTRRLWSQTNSRYGALTFFTGLASDGEAWFGYSRRVGWTTLNRISSSSGQRFNLHCSLVGGCR; this is encoded by the coding sequence ATGCGCCTGTCACCTGCTGCCCTGTTGCTGCTGTTTCTCACACCTCTGCCAGCCCTGGCATTGGCGCAGAGCAACTCGCTGGCGCTGTGTACCCGCAGCGCAACGTTGCTCGCCTGCCAGGACGGCAATGGCAGTTACTACAGCGTGCGCACCGAGGGCAGCCATTTTTACCTACGCGGCTTCGATACGACGACACGCCGGCTTTGGTCGCAGACCAACAGCCGCTACGGCGCGCTGACGTTTTTCACCGGCCTGGCCAGCGATGGTGAAGCCTGGTTCGGCTACAGCCGACGTGTTGGCTGGACCACCTTGAATCGTATTTCCAGCTCCAGCGGCCAACGTTTCAATTTGCATTGCAGCCTGGTCGGCGGATGTCGCTGA